From Phenylobacterium immobile (ATCC 35973), a single genomic window includes:
- a CDS encoding CoA-acylating methylmalonate-semialdehyde dehydrogenase, with amino-acid sequence MRMIDHFMDGRSLHLDGRLGDVFDPNLGRVQAQVGLGDAALVDRMAANAKAAQPAWAALNPQRRARVMFEFKRLIEANMQSLAELLASEHGKVVADAKGDIQRGLEVVEFVCGIPHLLKGGYTQGAGTDIDVYDIHQPLGVTAGITPFNFPAMIPLWMAAPAIATGNAFILKPSERDPSVSVRLAELAMEAGLPAGIFNVLHGDKTVVDALVEHPDVKAISFVGSSDIAQAVYARGASAGKRMQCMGGAKNHGIVMPDADLDRVVADVMGAAFGSAGERCMAMPVIAPVGERTAERLRQKLIPAIASLRVGVSTDPDADYGPVVSAQHKARIEGYIQMGVDEGAELVIDGRGFSLQGHEEGYFLAPTLFDHVTPAMKTYQDEIFGPVLQMVRADSLDAAIKLASDHPYGNGVAIFTRDGAAARAFVDQVEVGMVGINVPIPVPVAYHSFGGWKRSAFGDLNQYGMDSIRFFTRTKTVTQRWSETAAGRNFSIPTL; translated from the coding sequence ATGCGCATGATCGACCACTTCATGGACGGCCGCTCCCTCCATCTCGACGGGCGGCTGGGTGATGTCTTCGACCCCAACCTGGGACGCGTCCAGGCTCAGGTCGGGCTGGGCGACGCAGCCCTGGTCGATCGCATGGCAGCCAACGCCAAGGCCGCCCAGCCCGCGTGGGCCGCCCTCAATCCCCAGCGCCGCGCGCGGGTGATGTTCGAGTTCAAGCGACTGATCGAGGCGAACATGCAGTCCTTGGCCGAACTTCTGGCCAGCGAGCACGGCAAGGTGGTCGCCGACGCCAAGGGCGACATCCAGCGCGGCCTGGAGGTCGTCGAGTTCGTCTGCGGGATCCCCCACCTGCTGAAGGGCGGCTACACCCAGGGCGCGGGGACCGACATCGACGTTTACGACATCCACCAGCCGCTGGGCGTCACGGCTGGGATCACGCCCTTCAACTTCCCGGCGATGATCCCGCTCTGGATGGCGGCGCCGGCCATCGCGACGGGCAACGCCTTCATCCTCAAGCCCTCAGAGCGCGACCCCTCCGTGTCGGTCCGTCTGGCGGAGTTGGCCATGGAGGCCGGCCTGCCGGCGGGAATTTTCAACGTCCTGCACGGCGACAAGACCGTGGTCGACGCCCTGGTCGAGCACCCCGACGTCAAGGCGATCAGCTTCGTGGGCTCGTCTGATATCGCGCAAGCCGTCTACGCCCGCGGCGCGTCCGCCGGTAAGCGCATGCAATGCATGGGCGGCGCCAAGAACCATGGGATCGTCATGCCCGACGCCGACCTCGACCGCGTCGTCGCCGACGTCATGGGCGCAGCCTTCGGCTCGGCCGGCGAACGCTGCATGGCCATGCCGGTGATCGCCCCCGTCGGCGAGCGCACCGCCGAGCGCCTGCGTCAGAAGCTGATCCCGGCGATCGCCTCCTTGCGTGTCGGCGTCTCCACCGACCCCGACGCCGACTACGGCCCCGTGGTCAGCGCCCAGCACAAGGCGCGCATCGAAGGCTACATCCAGATGGGCGTCGACGAGGGCGCCGAGTTGGTCATCGACGGCCGCGGCTTCAGCCTGCAGGGCCATGAGGAAGGCTACTTCCTGGCGCCCACCCTATTCGACCATGTCACGCCCGCCATGAAGACCTATCAGGACGAGATCTTCGGCCCAGTCCTGCAGATGGTCCGGGCCGACAGTCTCGACGCGGCGATCAAGCTGGCGTCAGACCATCCCTATGGCAACGGCGTGGCCATCTTCACCCGCGACGGGGCTGCGGCCCGCGCCTTCGTCGATCAGGTCGAGGTTGGCATGGTCGGCATCAATGTGCCGATCCCGGTGCCGGTCGCCTACCATAGCTTCGGCGGCTGGAAGCGCTCGGCCTTCGGCGACCTCAACCAGTACGGCATGGACTCGATCCGCTTCTTCACGCGGACCAAGACCGTGACCCAGCGCTGGTCTGAGACGGCCGCCGGTCGTAACTTCTCGATCCCGACACTGTAG